In Trichomycterus rosablanca isolate fTriRos1 chromosome 5, fTriRos1.hap1, whole genome shotgun sequence, the sequence tctctattggggacaggtcaggactgcaggcaggccagtccagtaccctcttcttccgcagccatgcctttataATGCGtccagcatgtggttttgcattgtcttgttgaaaaatgcatggacgtcactgaaaaagacgacgtcttgaaggcagcatatgttgctctaagatctcagtgtacttttctgcattaatgctgccatcacagaagtgtaaatgacctttgccaagggcactgacacagtcccataccatgacagaccctggcttttgcaggcatttttcccaaaaaagacctggaatgctgattcatctgaccacaatacacgttttcactgtgtgatggtccatcctagatgcctccgagtccagagaagtcgatgccgcttctggacttggttaacataaggcttcttttttgcacagtaaagtttaagtggcatttgtgcatgtaactctgtattgtagtgcttgacaaaggtttgccaaagtaatccctcacccatgtggttatatcagctattgttgagtggcggttcttgatgcagtgccgtctgagggatcaaagatcacgggtgttcagcttaagcttgcgcccttggccttgcACACTTAAattccttctgattacttgaatcgtttaatgatattatgcactgtagagggagaaatatgcaaatcccttccaatcttcctttgaggttcattgttgacaaactggagatcctctgatcatctttgctcatcaaagactcagcctttcctggatgctgcttttgtaccaaaccatgattacaatcacctgttgacatcacctgtttggaatcgcatcattatttagttttttcacctcattgctagccctaaattgcccccgtcccaactttttttggaatgtgttgcaggactgaaatgcaggaatggaggtatattaataaatgaaatgaagttgagctgacaaaacatgaaatatcttgggttcaaactgtctgcaatcaaataaaagtcaaagtaaatgtaagaaactctgtgtttttattttatttgcaattttcatactttgtcccaactttttctgatttggggttgtacataaaaaaaaaaacaaataacgtTAATTTTAGTTGAAAATATTAATATGTTGTTCTTGTACTGTTTTAATCAAATACAGTTCAACAAAGATGTGCTAACCATCGTTGTCGTTATTGTttcattaacattttttattctgtcccaaccttttttggaattgggtttgtttaCCATGCACAGGACTAGATTATACCTATAATAAATAGCAGGTGTACAtatttaatttatgtaaatTTGGTTgtcaaaacattttgataaaacACACTTGCACCTCTAACAGTCACAGTGTGCATTAtatactatattttatttataaactgtttatttaactgtgtatttaatataaataataaaagtctcTTTTCTCTTAGCTTCTGTTCCACAACAGTGGATCGTGATCATGATACTTTATGGTTTGGAATGAAGAGCAGGTGtgttgtttgtgtggtgtccGCCCTGTTAAACAGAAACTACACACTCATCCCAAAAGCTTGCAGTTCTATTCTAGGTAAAACTACCAGCAGCGCCACCTGGTGGTTTTATACATCATTAGATGATGTGCAGGCAGTACCTACAAAATAATATAGTATATGGTCAAGCTTTCTGGACACCCCTTCTCATAATTTGGTTCAGGTGTTGTAGCCACAcacaacaggtgtataaaatccattataaaaactaaaattataTGCATTCAATTTGTGGCAACAGCTTAGGAATGTCATTTCCTGTTCCACCAGGGCAGCGTACATAGTCCATAAAGACcccattaaaatttttttagaatattgttttgtttttttatattttggaatGTCAAGTCAAgataagtcaaatttatttatatagtgctttttacaatagaaattgtctcaaagcaactttacaaaatccaggaccaacagatacaaaaacacctgttgagcaagccgagggcgactgtggcaaggtaaaactcccttaaagttacaggaagaaaccttgagagcaaccagactcagcagggcccatccttcttgggtggtctggaggatactttaaataaataagctttacacaaatcatacaaacacagaattaaaatgaactaaaagttgtaactagcaataataaataaataaataataatagagttattattcagtccagtctgtaataaagtctgtagtgagttcttgacatttttggtgaaaACACGCCAGgatccgtcacatccggcaggagcagcattgttggcacggcagtctcgacttcattccttaacctcgggcggttaaacaggtttccatcagaaccacctcgggatAAAATGTCAATTGCAAGCCAGACTATCTCATCCAACATTAAAGCCCGAATTCACAAATGCAATTTTGACTAAATTAGGGGGATGGGGCAATTTTGTAACAATGCTCCAgagttttaaaatgggatgttacacaaactcatggtcagtacacttttgtccatacagtgtacatgCCAATAATCAAATTCAATCAAATCTTTTtgtatagcttttttttttattttttttttatacaatacacattgtctcaaaacaactttacagattccaggATCAAAAACCACTATTGAGAAAGTCAAAGGCAACAATAAAGCATTCAGACAGTATGGTTTGAGAACCCAGCGTGCTATTGTGATCAACACAgggcttgggagtactttggaaaatcaCTGTCCGTTAACACAGTCCGTAACACAGTAAATCAAGATTTAACAAACCACAagtatgcactgatcagccataacattaaaaccatagaagcactttgtagttctacaattactgactgtagtccatctgtttctctacatacttttagcctgctttcaccctgtttttcaatggtcaggacccccacagagtaggtattatttaggtggtggatcattctcagcactgcagtaacaatgacatggtgatggggtgttagtgtgtgattggatcagacacagcagcgctgctggagtttttaaatagtgtccactcactgtccactctattagacacttcacctagttggtccaccttgtagatgtaaagtcagagacgatcgctcaattgttgctgctgtttgagctgatcatcttctagaccttcatcagaggtcacaggacgctgcccacagggtgctgttggctggatatttttggttggtggactattctcagtccagcagtgacagtgaagtgtttaaaaactccatcagcgctgctgtgttttatctactcataccagcacaacacacaccaacacaccaccacagcaatgtcacagcagtgctgagaatgatccaccacccaaataatacctgctctgtagtggtactgggagagtcctgaccattaaagaacagaaagaaagggggctaacaaagcatgcagagaaacagatggactacagtcagtaattgtagaactacaaagtgctcctatatgtggagctgataaaatggacagtgagtgtagaaacaagaaggtggttttaatattatggctgatcggtgtatatcggCTGAAGCACTAGGTTAATCAGAAGTCAAGTCATAAAACAAGTCATCAGACTTCTAAATGCTTAATGTGTACTGATTAgagtttaatgcattttcaaaactttaaacaaatctaaaaaCAAGGAAAAAGAAAGCACATTTTACACAcctgggcagcacagtggcagtATTTGGTAGTGTCACACAACAACATGATTTTTGGGACAAATGCACAATCCACAAATTTAGTTTCATGTCTTTTACCAACCAAAACATGGAGAAAACCAACTGGCCACTCTAAATAACCCCTGGGTGAGtatactatattgccaaaaatattcactcacccatccaaatcattgaattcaggtgttccaatcacttccatggccacatgtgtataaaaccaagcacctaggaatgcaaactgcttctacaaacatttgtaaaagaatgggtcgctctcaggagctcagtgaattccagcatggtaccgtgataggatgccacctgtgcaacaagtccagtagtgaaatttcctcgctactaaatattccagtcAACTATCAATGGTATTATAAGAatgtggaagcgattgggaacgacagctaCTCATCCACCAagtgactggcctgcacagagtcctgacctcaacccgatagaacacctttgggataaattagagcagagactgcgagccaggccttctcgtccaacatcagtgtctgacctcacaaatgcgcttctggaagaatagtcaaaaattcccataaatacactcctaaaccttgtggaaagccttcccagaatagttggagctgttatagctgcagagggtgggccgacatcatattaaaccctatggattaagaatgggacgtctaTCAAGTTCATATGcctgtgaaggcagacgagcgaaaacttttggcaatatagtgtatgttaaagATGCACACCTGCAAGACTGCAGCCTGGTCTAGGGTATATTCCTGTCTTGTAACAGTTTTCAATTTCAATACATGAcccacataaaaacacacaaaatgttATTTTGGCCTTCCCTTTATTATGAATTGGCTTGCAAGTCACACTTAACCAAATtacttaaaacattaattacAGTTAAAAACACCCCTTAAGTTATAGTTAGTATtgtaatttacttttaaaagagAGGTATATAGAACATCAGATCAAGCACTAAACATTGTATTTTTGTACTAGAGCAGAAATTCTTTCCAAACTCAATATACAGGTATgcaagttaaaaatgtaaaaaagcaagaataaagaaaaaaaacatgtcagcaataaaaatattaattcatCCAGTTACACCAAACACAAAATCTATACAGCAGTAGGAAAACAGTATGAGCACTAGCAGAGTGGCATATTTTCCACAATCTCAGTACAGTAATGTGACATTGGTAGTATACACACAGAACATACATTAATTTGTGGTAAATGTGGGTATTGTAATGGTATTACATGCtgcattaataaacattttttaataaaaacgtGTCAAATACACTTGTGTCAGATTTAATGACAAAGTTATTTGTACTGCTCAGGTCGGCATCCCGGAATGATCTATCCCAATTTTTTTTCCAGTAGAGAATATAATATTGATTGATATGCAAAATGTCAATGAAAGGTCATTGATTTTCAGCTATAGACAGTGTTAAAAAATCTTAAGCAGGAATTGCAACAAAATGCATGCCTTGTTATATGTCTGTGTCAACAGAACACTcctaaaaatgcataattcCAAATAACTCTAACAAGGTATGAAATACTGTACATAGAGCTCTGTACATGTTAGTAAACATCTAATCAAAGTTGTGCCAGTTGGTGCACTTAAAATCATTAGGTCAAATTATAACGTCCTAAAAATATTCTTCGCGAAGCAGTTTTAAATGTGTAGCAAGGTTCGTTTTAGGATGATTGGTAGATGTATTTAACCTTTTCCGTTCCACTGAGTTTGTCTTCATAGTTACGCAGACAGCAGAAGAGAATGCCACAGCCCAACATTATAATGGTGGCTCCCCAGCCAAAACCGTATGCCCAGGTATAGTCGTAGTGGCCTTCAAAAATTAATTCGTTGAATTTCACTGGGTAGATGATGAGAGCGATGATCTGGAAAATCGCTGAAATGGAAGTGTCACATGGTCAGGTTAACATATCAAAAATGAAATGGGACAAAATCTTATAATAGACTTAAAACGTACAGATTGCTTTTCTTAATTTGAagtaaacaatacatttaaaaacacctCCTGAAGAACTGTAATAAATTACAATTGGTTCATAACTAGGCATTTAGTGACATAATGTTAAGATTCATCTGTCTAATGAGCTAGCCCATCACCACCAAGATCTTGAGCTCTTAAGTTCGAATCCCATGTTGTGTTATCATCCTGGTCAGGCACCCACgcaggcatgattggctttgtctaaGGGGGGAAATAGATCAAATGTATTgccactgtacatacagtgccttgcaaaagtattcggcccccttgaacttttcaaccttttgccacatttcaggcttcaaacataacgatatgaaattgtaattttttgtgaagaatcaacaacaagtgggacacaatcgtgaagtggaacgaaattttttggatattttaaactttttttagaaataaaaatctaaaaagtggggcgtgcaatattattcggcccctttactttcagtgcagcaaactcactccagaagttcagtgaggatctctgaatgatccaatgttgacctaaatgactgatggtgataaatagaatccacctgtgtgtaatcaagtctccatataaatgcacctgctctgtgatagtctcagagttctgtttaaagcgcagagagcatcatgaagaccaaggaacacaccaggcaggtccgagatactgttgtggagaagtttaaagctggatttggatacaaaaagatttcccaagctttaaacatctcaaggagcactgtgcaagcgatcatattgaaatggaaggagtatcagaccactgcaaatctaccaagacccggccgtccctctaaactttcagctcaaacaaggagaagactgatcagagatgcagccaagaggcccatgatcactctgaatgaactgcagagatctacagctgaggtgggagactctgtccataggacaacaatcagtcgtacactgcacaaatctggcctttatggaagagtggcaagaagaaagccatttctcaaagatatctataaaaagtcacctgggagacacaccaaacatgtggaagaaggtgctctggtcagatgaaaccaaaatcgaactttttggccacaacgcaaaacgttatgtttggcgtaaaagcaacacagctcatcaccctgaacacaccatccccactgtcaaacatggtggtggcagcatcatggtttgggcctgcttttcttcagcagggacagggaagatggttaaaattgatgggaagatggatggagccaaatacaggaccattctggaagaaaacctgttgcagtctgcaaaagacctgagactgggacggagatttatcttccaacaagacaatgatccaaaacataaagcaaaatctacaatggaatggttcacaaataaacgtatccaggtgttagaatggccaagtcaaagtccagacctgaatcccatcgagaatctgtggaaagagctgaaaactgctgttcacaaacgctctccatccaacctcactgagctcgagctgttttgcaaggaagaatgggcaaaaatttcagtctctcgatgtgcaaaactgatagagacataccccaagcgacttgcagctgtaatcgcagcaaaaggtggcgctacaaagtattaacgcaagggggccgaataatattgcacgccccacttttcagttttttatttctaaaaaaagtttaaaatatccaataaatttcgttccacttcacgattgtgtcccacttgttgttgattcttcacaaaaaattacaatttcatatcgttatgtttgaagcctgaaatgtggcaaaaggttgaaaagttcaagggggccgaatacttttgcaaggcactgtatacacCCTACGCTGTCTAGCCAAGATGCCTGCACTAGTGACGAATAATCTGGAGCATCTAGCATGTCTCTCTAAATGCAGTGCAGCTCTCCATGAGATTCCACTATAGACAGGCAAAAATATTCAGCTGGTGACtgtgtgtgtcagagggggcacagGATCGTTTCAGCCCTCCTTAGCCACAAGGAAAAATTGTTTGttcgtttattaggattttaaagtcatgttttacactttggttacattcatgacaggaacggtagttactcattacacaaggtttatcagttcacaaggttatatcgaacacagtcttggacaatttagtgtcctcaattcacctcacttgcatgtctttgggctgtgggaggaaaccggagcacccagaggaaacccacgtggacacagaaagaacatgcaaactccacacagaaaggacccggaccgccccacctgtggatcgaacccaggaccttcttgctgtgaggcgacagtgctacccacttagcccctATGCCGCCCAGAAAAAGTGTTACTAGCAGCATGATTTCAATTAGGGGGAATTGGATACGGTTAGATTGAGAGCAAAAGGAGGTGGTCCACCTTcagagtgttgtgccacctaaacACTAAGGGGTAAAAATACCAAGTACAGAGCACTGGTCTACAAACACAAAGCACACATGACAAAAACCAGACCACCTCCTGCAATGCGAGGTGGAATGAAACCAGCATACCTcagaaaaacccacacagacataccaaactccttacAGATAGTAACCAGAGGCCCAgataaaagatttaaaaactcGTTTGCATTTCTCTAAATCTGAGTCAATTTGGGATACATCCCCATTTTATTGGTAACTTCTGGtttgtttggggggggggggggggttgagtaaaggataaaatacaaaatagctatacaaaaatgtttgattattaaAAATGCAGTTGTGTTAAAATGTATACACAAAGGTCTCCAAAAACACTGCAATTAAAATGACAAATGTCCAAGTGTAGATTTGTGTACACTTGCTTTCTGCCTGCCCTTTACACAGCTAGCTATCTATATCCCAACCACATATCTTATAGATAAACCATTactatacacaaaaacacatcagGTTTTCTCAAATAAAACCATACAAGTGCACAAACTATCTTTTACAGTGACTGCATGTATGCTCCAACTTTTAGCTCCACCTAAATAGATTTTAAGATCACATTTTACTCACTGATCTTCAGTAATGAATCATGATCTAGATTGTTAGCCCTTCGTTCTCAACAAAAACACTTGGCAAGGCAGGATCACACCCTGCTTCAACTACACCCACTGCTAATATGTGTGGAAAAAAGtttcttccaactttgtggcaacaggatctttcctgttccagcatgactgcaccaATGCATAAACAGATTATAAAAAATGTGAAGCAGTGtgacaaattcctacagacacactccaaaatcttgtggaagacCTTCCTATTAGAGTGAGGGGTATTACAGGTGTTGTTGATCATGGGTTTCGAAAAGGAactccaacaagcttatgattAGGTGCCACATCCTAGGAATAACGTATCTATCTTCTTAGGAAATTAAACGGTTAGCAAAATGTCAATCATATCAAGTCATTTGAATGAATCTGAAATTCCTTGGAAACAACTGACTCTTTAATTTCGTAACCCTAAGAGCCCTAACCTGTTTCTAATTGTTTATTTCCGGGCTTCTGGGCGGcacgttggctcggtgggtagcactgtcgcctcacaccaagaagatcctgggttagatccccaggtggggcgatctgggtcctttctgtgtggagtttgcatgttctccccatgtctgcgtgggtttcctccgggagctctggtttcctcccacagtccaaagacatgcaagtgaggtgaattagagatacaaaattgtccaggaccgTGTTCGGTAtggccttgtgaactgaagaaccttgtgtaatgggtgactgccgttcctgtcatgaatgtaaccaaagctgCTTTTTTCAGAGCATAATTTACTGTGTATGAACTAACATCTTCATAACTGTCATTATATCATTGTATTACTTCAGGTCGCGGCTatatgtggcagctcggaggcaaatTGGCGTTCACTTGGGGCTTGAAAATCgattcaacgactcgatccaaGCGGCTCGCCAAGCACTCACCGATCACtcacagactcaagaaaaatatctattaGACAGGACTGGTAGTTCCACCAGTATTGGTAAGGACTATGACAAGATCAGCCTGCCGCACCCTGATTAAGCATGTAGGTGCAATTTTCTAACACAAGCATGAGAAAGATTTTATGGGCAGAAAAGATTAGTCACCGAGGGTGGGCTCTTTCTGCTCTTCTTCAACAACATTCAGAGCAGCATATATGGTGGTTGAGACCTGATTACAAAAAGTGTGAAACTTACAAGTGAAACTACAAGAGAAACTGTGAGATTTGCTAAAAGGTACATGTGTTCaggctttctgtgtgtgtgtgtgtgtgtgtgtgtgtgtgtgagtgtgtgagtgtgtgagtgtgtgagtgagagagagagagagagagagagagagagagagagagagagagagagagcacttAGCAACAAACCACTCCTAGTTCTCCAAGGCAACAGCAAAACAAAAGCTTAGGGTGGTGCTCAAAGCAGAGCAACTTCAGTAAATTATTTGGAAATTGCTCGAGGCTTGTCTTGTTTAGACTTGTGTTCACCAGTGCAACCACTTTCCTTTTGCCATGCACTGTTGTCATTCAGTGCGCTGTGGATTAACTGTGCTAACTTTAAGGTCACATAAACTCGTACCAGCAATAATAAGGAGTGCTCCGATGACTGGCAGTAGGGGTATGTTGAGGGTACAACACAGTGCCACACAAGAAATGATGAAGGctatgatgaggatgatgaggcCGATGATCATTAGTGCAGCAACAGCTTGAGCCCAtgctaaaagagaaaaaaaactggATTAACAATTATCACAATAACACTCAGGTGTTTCTTTTTAATTATCCATTTACTATttaatgtacaggggttggacaaaataactgaaacacctgtcattttagtgtgggaggtttcatggctaaattggaccagtctggtggccaatcttcattaattgcacattgcaccagtaagagcagagtgtgaaggttcaattagcagggtaagagcacagttttgctcaaaatattgcaatgcacacaacattatgggtgacataccagagttcaaaagaggacaaattgttggtgcacgtcttgctggcgcatctgtgaccaagacagcaagtctttgtgatgtatcaagagccacggtatccagggtaatgtcagcataccaccaagaaggacaaaccacatccaacaggattaactgtggacgcaagaggaagctgtctgaaagggatgttcgggtgctaacccggatcgtatccaaaaaacataaaaccacggctgcccaaatcacggcagaattaaatgtgcacctcgactctcctgtttccaccagaactgtccgtcgggagctccacagggtcaatatacacggccgggctgctatagccaaacctttggtcactcgtgccaatgccaaacatcggtttcaatggtgcaaggagcgcaaatcttgggctgtggacaatgtgaaacatgtattgttctctgatgagtccacctttactgttttccccacatccgggagagttacggtgtggagaagccccaaagaagcgtaccacccagactgttgcatgcccagagtgaagcatgggggtggatcagtgatggtttgggctgccatatcatggcattcccttggcccaatacttgtgctagatgggcgcgtcactgccaaggactaccgaaccattctggaggaccatgtgcatccaatggtggtgccgtgtatcaggatgacaatgcaccaatacacacagcaagactggtgaaagattggtttgatgaacatgaaagtgaagttgaacatctcccatggcctgcacagtcaccagatctaaatattattg encodes:
- the perp gene encoding p53 apoptosis effector related to PMP-22 produces the protein MFKCGIAYPRCRWILPLLLLFAIIFDIIAVAAQSGWVEDENAKSHYASMWEDCRGRNNNWTCSSLMESSWAQAVAALMIIGLIILIIAFIISCVALCCTLNIPLLPVIGALLIIAAIFQIIALIIYPVKFNELIFEGHYDYTWAYGFGWGATIIMLGCGILFCCLRNYEDKLSGTEKVKYIYQSS